A stretch of Acropora muricata isolate sample 2 chromosome 7, ASM3666990v1, whole genome shotgun sequence DNA encodes these proteins:
- the LOC136923508 gene encoding fibropellin-1-like translates to MEFQHLKFNLVLLFLSLHFQSLVYGKLTAGKALRKQYIRKVNDHTETTALTSTRTNNTKGVRKDLVDSLVPLGDVQAPLFPVNIEHIRDYPLPVPVKHEIAENVLHVHIHDKNPCINGGYISQFLGGSYYCICPPHYSGETCQIQQFCFSGPCKNGGKCLEINQGYKCKCTHGFTGYNCEEELYCVPSPCEHGGTCVETIKGYKCICRDGFRGHHCQGVDFCCPNPCQHGGTCENINGGARCQCHPGYYGTHCHEKYVCYVNPCHNGGRCVENPLQPCHCSRGFVGTYCQDHVCQPDPCLHGGSCTVTMAHPLGLHNNRWTYHCICSQYYRGRNCQIPHPCINQPCLNGGTCIDTYFNDNAGREQYNGHDLVTPSINQEFFCLCPLGFSGPRCGVDVCSLCHPDADCVNHRCVCKPHFIGDGIHCKNVSSHCIPNPCYHGTCSEGPDGSYDCECFRGYCGPQCKDICRPCLLWPCSNGGQCIPKGDKRICICRPPYQPPDCNVTEPDRCKPNPCKNGGKCTFLADKNDYICNCLGNFGGKDCSECDCPKAVKTKGKMVVDSICDNIGECTCPEIEGVRLVFTAKIGCVESGGGPCEENPCERGVCVNDDNEPDGFRCANCPSPYFGRLCECTTCTCENPCKNGATCQDISTRQYKCICPPGFTGDDCSVRAVGGHCNLRKCKNGGTCVERLNGYDCICTPQFTGPHCGVDKCANCDVNADCIYGRCRCRRGYIGTGYVCAEVDKEPSCGVCPLHHQCMQGMCICLPGFIC, encoded by the exons ATGGAATTTCAACACCTTAAGTTCAACTTAGttctcttgtttttatcgcTGCACTTTCAAAGTTTAGTCTATGGTAAATTAACAGCTGGAAAGGCTTTACGTAAACAATACATTAGAAAGGTCAATGATCACACTGAAACAACCGCCTTAACATCAACGAGGACCAATAACACAAAAGGTGTTCGTAAGGATCTAGTCGATTCTTTGGTTCCACTTGGAGATGTTCAGGCACCACTGTTTCCCGTCAATATCGAACACATCAGGGATTATCCACTTCCAGTTCCTGTTAAACATGAAATTGCGGAAAACGTTTTACACGTGCACATCCATGATA AGAACCCTTGCATAAATGGCGGATATATTTCTCAATTTCTTGGTGGAAGTTATTACTGCATTTGCCCTCCTCATTATAGCGGCGAGACTTGTCAAA TACAACAGTTCTGTTTTTCTGGACCATGCAAGAATGGTGGAAAATGTCTGGAAATTAATCAAGGTTACAAATGTAAATGCACCCACGGATTTACTGGATACAACTGCGAAG AGGAATTATATTGTGTTCCAAGCCCATGTGAACACGGAGGTACATGCGTCGAGACAATAAAAGGTTATAAATGTATCTGCCGAGATGGATTCAGGGGTCATCACTGCCAAG GGGTTGATTTCTGTTGCCCAAACCCTTGCCAGCATGGTGGAACTTGTGAAAACATCAACGGCGGTGCCCGGTGCCAATGTCATCCGGGATACTATGGGACACATTGTCATG AAAAATACGTTTGTTATGTGAATCCATGTCACAATGGAGGGAGATGTGTGGAAAATCCCTTGCAACCATGTCATTGTTCCCGAGGATTTGTAGGAACATACTGCCAAG ATCATGTCTGCCAACCTGACCCATGCCTTCATGGTGGATCGTGCACAGTCACCATGGCTCATCCTTTGGGTTTGCATAACAATCGATGGACATACCATTGCATTTGTTCACAATACTATCGAGGACGCAACTGCCAGA TACCTCACCCATGTATCAACCAGCCTTGTCTCAACGGTGGTACCTGTATAGATACATATTTTAACGACAATGCAGGGCGAGAGCAGTATAATGGTCATGACTTAGTTACTCCTTCTATAAATCAAGAATTTTTCTGCCTGTGCCCTCTTGGATTCTCTGGACCGCGATGTGGAG TGGATGTTTGCTCTTTGTGCCATCCTGACGCTGACTGTGTTAATCATCGATGTGTTTGTAAGCCTCACTTTATTGGTGATGGAATTCATTGCAAGA aTGTATCAAGTCATTGCATTCCCAACCCTTGTTACCATGGCACATGTAGTGAAGGACCTGACGGGAGTTATGACTGCGAGTGCTTTCGAGGGTACTGCGGACCACAATGCAAAG ATATCTGCAGACCATGTCTACTCTGGCCTTGTTCAAATGGAGGGCAGTGTATTCCAAAAGGGGACAAACGTATCTGCATATGCCGGCCTCCGTACCAACCTCCGGACTGTAATG ttacTGAGCCTGACCGATGTAAGCCAAACCCTTgcaaaaatggcggcaaatgcaCATTCCTAGCTGACAAAAACGACTACATTTGTAATTGCCTTGGAAATTTTGGTGGAAAGGATTGTTCAG AATGTGACTGCCCGAAGGCCGTTAAAACAAAAGGCAAGATGGTCGTGGATTCAATATGTGATAACATTGGGGAATGCACATGTCCAGAAATAGAAGGAGTAAGATTAGTTTTCACAGCCAAAATTGGCTGTGTAGAGAGCG GAGGTGGACCATGTGAAGAGAACCCATGTGAAAGGGGTGTTTGCGTGAATGATGATAATGAACCGGACGGTTTCCGATGCGCTAATTGCCCTTCTCCCTATTTTGGTCGACTATGTGAAT GCACGACATGTACTTGCGAAAATCCTTGTAAAAATGGCGCCACTTGTCAGGATATCTCTACCAGACAATATAAATGTATTTGTCCACCTGGGTTTACAGGAGATGATTGCTCAG TCCGAGCTGTCGGAGGGCATTGCAATCTTCGCAAATGTAAAAACGGAGGAACTTGCGTTGAGCGGCTCAATGGCTACGACTGCATCTGTACACCACAGTTCACAGGACCACATTGTGGAG TTGACAAGTGTGCCAATTGTGACGTCAACGCGGACTGCATTTATGGACGCTGTCGCTGCAGGAGAGGTTATATTGGGACTGGGTATGTCTGCGCTGAGG TTGATAAGGAGCCGAGTTGTGGTGTTTGTCCTCTTCATCATCAATGTATGCAGGGAATGTGCATTTGCCTACCTGGATTTATCTGCTGA